The genomic segment gttatcaatccaaatggttgtgtattgctagcagataggatgcaatcagaatcaagcaagtcaagccaagcaatagggggtttggttctaacagtcctaatataaacagagtaaaagaatatagacaagtaaaccacacgacctaagcactcgatgcaagcaatcgagtacaggatcgagtggggtgatcgagtatgcaagtgaactatgaacagctcgaggtattactcgatgcaggttatcgtgtacctgatcgggtaagtggtcgagtagtaaggaaaatgcaagaaatgaaatacgaaagttcctaaggatgggggtaatcgaatcctaagtgttctagaccaatacggatgccttacatgcctcaagcaattatttcctaaacaatgaacctctaaaaccttgtcaccacactgtcgcactagtaacaatcaaccttgaacatactaccacattgtcgcactagcaatatgaacaagcaggcattaagaacaatacATTTTTGTCAGTACAgttagacttatctgattttgtcactcaaagttaagtatacctctagcattgacctaatcaagcattttatctactcctttcggcatgtagcattgtaaacgccctagaccTAATCTCAACCTGTCGGTCTGTTgaccgcattaagaacatcaacctagaaggaaatttatctatcataacaatcaaataaagcatcctaaccgatcaagaacacctaatcatctatcccatccctagaaactttgctacactactcggacatagaaacgaatgataaagccatagaaataaacgaaaatgacattattaaaaagatagagtagagtagaaaagagtagggataaaagatctatgaaaaactacaaattaaaagtacaaaaacaagaaaaaatgttgagtcgctcagttctctcacagaagctctcgctctctggtttgagggtctgcggcgtgctcgtttgcgagctagggaaagagggggtttatatatggaaacccatttgacctagcttcccagacctgcccgatggtctactcgatggggtacaagaggcttgagtcgggtaactcctcgggtggatcttcgggttcctcttcgcgctcttggatcctcttcgatcgtgttggggttcggacttgttcttgtagctcgatggctccttcgggtacatgctcaagttgttcttgttttcccccatatttggctctttagcacctgttttcatccaatatatgcaaatgcagaaatgcaacacccctaaatgctctaaaacttgattcctacagtgaatggtctaaaaatgctaagttagaggtatgaacaatgcaaaatatggacaaaaaaagatgctaaaaacatgtaaatcagaGTGTTATCAGAAGCAAAGCCATGTCCTGGAATCGGGGGGCAGCAGCCCGGATGGTGAAAGGCTCAAATAGTTGGTTCATGAAGTAGCTAGCTAAGACTGTCGAGGGATGAGAATTAGTGGAAGAGTCTCTACAACCATAAATACAAACTCGACACATTGAGTTCAGCACTAAGACGCCATAGGACTTCAAGAACTTGGGAGCAATAGTGATCAGGATAGATGTTATAACCAGGTTTTGCAAGGAGTAAATGTAAAGCCGTAACATAAcaggtggatcctctctgccatggatatggtgatcaagaattccacacaaagtttGTATTCGGCAATACCTTATCATAAGGTAAACAGACCTGGCACAAGAGGATGGTTGATGGATAATGGTAGCAGTACCGTATACCATGGAAGCTAAGAACAGGTGCAAAACATAAGTATCAAGCCGTGACATAAcaggtggatcctctctgccatggaaaTGGTGATCAATAATTCCACACAAAGTTTGTCTTAGGCAGAACACGGACAATAGAAAATCAGACCTGAGCTCCAAAACGATTTCGATTACCATGATTCTCAAGGGTATCAAGTGATAACACCACAACCATGATGAATTACTACTCAAATGGCAACCATGGAGTTCGTAATCTTGACCACACCATTGGTTAGAGATAGATGTCCACGAGATATGAAAGTAATCGTACCTGGGATTATTTATTGTGGGTTTGGTTTCATGAAACGTTAATGGGCCGGCAAAAATACAAGGCCCACCAGAAGAGAGACTCTTTCCTTGATGGTTAACCTAGCTGGAACGGTCATGCGGTGGTGTTTGTCCGGAGATGGTGAATGGATTTGCCCGATACATAGGATCTCTGGGGGACAACGCTTCAGCGAAAGCAAATCGGAGGGATGGTCATTGGCTGGGACGAGAGCCCACAATGGGGAGGTAAATGCTTTGCCTGTATAAAAGGACGTCGTGTGCCGTCGACGTCTCCACCGGGTGGGAAGAACCAGATGGTCCAAGGAGGAGCTCATTTGTTACCCTCGGTGTCTCTGAAGGAGCTTTTGGAGAGAGAAGCAGACATCCATATCTGGAATTAAGCATACCGGCTGTTTGTGGAGCTTTAACGCCGGTTGAAATAATCAGAGAGAGGAGGAGGTTCAGCGAACACCGTCCTCGTCTTTTGTCTCTGTCCATTGAAAGCTCACCGGGATCTGAGGGGGTAAGGGGTATTAgtagccaaaaaagaaaaaaaaaaataaatggggaaaaaatcaaagaggTGACAGAGGGGAGAACAGAGAGGGAGCCGTAGTTAGAGAGATCTCGACGCCGAGGGAGGTTTCTCGATATTAGTGCCCGAGAGAAAAAATTAGTAAACGTCATCTCATGttgaaaatatgttatatttacAGTTCTTTAATATGGTACATTGTATAAATTCTCTTTGAAGACTAAATTTCTAGATTCAAATActggaggtttttttttttttttttttataaaggaaattaaattgatgtatatatgtaatatatattcttggTTTAAGAAacaatccgttgtagcacattggctaaattccTCTTTGTAAACTATGAAATTTCGGGTTCAAATTTTGGCAATGGAATTGATGTatataccaaatatatattcattattcAACAGACAATTCTCTGCATCACATTGGCTAAATTGTTTTTCAAGTCTAAATTTATGGATTCAAATCGtggaggtttttttttgtttcataaaggaaatttaattgatgtatatatataatatatattcttggtttaacaaaaaatcCGTTGTAGTACATTGGCTAAATTCCTCTTTGGAAACTATGAAATTCTGGGTTCAAACCCTGGCAACGGAAAACAAGAATAAATTTCTGGATACAAGTCTTAGAGgttgttattttgtttcataaaggaaattaaattgatgtatatatgtaatatatattctatcGTTTAACAAACAATTTGTTGTAATACATTGGCTAAATTCATCTTTGGAAACTATAAAATTTTGGGCTCAAATCCCAGCGACGGAAAACTTTTGCTTCTTTTCTGTTAGTTTCTTTAATAAAGGAAATCACAATGatgtatttatcaaatatatcttcattgtttgttgtttaacaaacaattcTCTGCATCACATTGGGTAAATTCTTTTTGAAGACTAAATTTCTGGATTCAAATCCTGGAGGttgtctttttgtttcataaagaaaattaaatcgatgtatatatgtaatatatattttttatttaacaaagaatctattgtagcacattggctaaattccTCTTTGAAAGCTATGAAATTCTGGATTCAAATACCGGCAATgaaaaacttttgtttcttttttgttattttgtttatattagaaatcaaaattgatgtatatatcaaatatatattcattgtttAAAACAATCGTCTGCATcacattggctaaattctctttgaaaactaaatttcTCTATTAAAATCctggagattttttttgtttaataaaggaaattaaattgatgtatatatgtaatatatattcttggttaacaaacaatccgttgtagcacattggctaaatttcTCTTTGCAAACTATGAAATTCTGGGTTCAAACCCCGACAACagaaaatttttgtttctttttttgttattttgttttataaaagcAAGACTACAATTCTGGATACAAGTCTTAgaggttgttcttttgtttcataaaggtaattaaattgatgtatatatgtaatgtatattctttgtttaacaaacaatttGTTGTATTACATTGGCTAAATTCATCTTTGGAAACTATAAAATTTTGGGTTCAAATCCCGGCGACGGaaaacttttgttcttttttttttttgttagtttcttttataaaggaaataacaattgatgtatttatttaatatatattcgttGTTTAACAAACAGTTCTCTGCATCACATTATGTAAATTCTCTTTGAAGACTAAATTTCTGGATTCAAATCCTggaggttgtttttttttataaaggaaattaaattgatgtatatatgtaatatatattcttggTTTAAGAAACAATCtgttgtagcacattggctaaattccTCTTTGCAAACTATGAAATTTCATGTTCAAATTTTGGCAACGAAATTGATGTatataccaaatatatattcattgttcAACAGACAATTCTCTGCATcacattggctaaattctcTTTCAAGTCTAAATTTCTGGATTCAAATTGTggtggttgttttttttttgtttcataaaggaaattaaattgatgtatatatataatatatattcttggtttaacaaacaatctgttgtagcacattggctaatTCCCCTTTGGAAACTATGTAATTCCGGGTTCAAACCTTGGCAATGgaaaacttttgtttctttttatgttattttgttttataaaagcAAAACTAAATTTCTGGATACAAGTCTTAgaggttgttcttttgtttcataaaggaaattaaattgatgtatatatgtaatatatattcttttgtttaacaaacaatttGTTGTATTACATTGGCTAAATTTATCTTTGgaaactataaaattttaggTTCAAATCCCAGCGACGGAAaacttttgcttcttttttgttagtttattttataaaggaAATCACAATTGATGtatttatctaatatatattcattgtttgttgtttaacaaacaattcTCTGCATCACATTGGGTAAATTCTTTTTGAACACTAAATTTCTGGATTCAAATCCTGgaggttgtttttttgtttcataaagaaaattaaattgatgtatatatgtaaaatatatgtattctttgtttaacaaagaatctgttgtagcacattggctaaattccTCTTTGAAAGctataaaattttggattcaaaTACCGGCAATgaaaaacttttgtttcttttttgttattttgtttataaaagaaattaaaattgatgtatatatcaaatatatgttCAATGTTTAAGACAATCCTCTGCATcacattggctaaattctctttgaaaactaaatttcTCTATTAAAATCCTGGaggttgttttttgttttataaagaaaattaaattgatgtatatatgtaatatatattcttggTTAACAAACAATCtgttgtagcacattggctaaattccTCTTTGCAAACTATGAAATTCCGGGTTCAAACCCCGGCAACagaaaacttttgtttctttttttgttattttgttttattaaagcAAGACTACATTTCTGGATACAAGTCTTAGAGggtgttcttttgtttcataaaggagattaaattgatgtatatatgcaatatatattcatttgtttaacaaacaatttGTTGTAATACATTGGCTAAGTTCATCTTTGGAAACTATAAAAttttgggttcaaatcccaGCGACAGTAaacttttgcttcttttttgttagtttctttTATAAAGGAAATCACAATTGATGtatttatctaatatatattcattgtttgttgtttaacaaacaattcTCTGCATCACACTGAGTTCTTTTTGAAGACTAAATTTCTGGATTCAAATTTTGGaggttgttttttgtttcataaagaaaattaaattgatgtatatatgtaatatatattcttggTTTAAGAAACAATCtgttgtagcacattggctaaaaTCCTCTTTGCAAACTATGAAATTTCGTGTTCAAATTTTGGCAACGGAATTGATGTatataccaaatatatattcattgttaAACAGACAATTCTCTGCATCACATTGGCTAAATTCTTTTTCAAGTCTAAATTTCTGGATTTAAATCGTGgaggttgtttttttgtttcataaaggaaattaaattgatgtatatatgtaatatatattcttggtttaacaaacaatccattgtagcacattggctaaattctcTTTAGAAACTATGAAATTCCGGGTTCAAACCCTGGCAACagaaaacttttgtttctttttttgttattttgttttataaaagcAAGACTAAATTTCTGGATACAAGTCTTAgaggttgttcttttgtttcataaaggaaattaaattgatgtatatatgtaataaatattcttttgtttaacaaacaatttGTTGTATTACATTGGCTAAATTCATCTTTCGAAACTATAAAAttttgggttcaaatcccaTCAACGGAAaacttttgcttcttttttgttagtttctttTATAAAGGAAATCACAATTGATGtatttatctaatatatatttattgtttaacaaacaattcTCTGCATTACATTGGGTAAATTCTTTTTTAAGACTAAATTTCTAGATTCAAATCCTGGaggttgttttttgtttcataaagaaaattaaattgatgtatatatttaatatatattacttgtttaacaaacaattcATTGTAGTACATTGGCTAAATTTATCTTTGGAAACTATGAAATTCCGGGTTCAAATCCTAGTGGTTTAACAAACGGTCCGTTGTTGCACATTGGCTATATTCCTCTTTGGAAATTAATTCCGGCAACagaaaacttttgtttctttttttgttattttgttttataaaggaaatcagaattaatgtatatacctaatatatatttaatgtttacCAGACAATCTTCTACATCACATTGGTTAAATTATCTTTAAAGACTAAATTTCTAGATTCTAATTCTAGaggttgttgttttgtttcataaaataaattaaattccaaaatatatGAAACATACAATACCGGAGGAtattaaagtaatttaaaatgtCAGAACGCGCGGATCTGTCTGTGACAAATAAAGCCTCATTCAGATTAAACGCTCGGCCCTTGAATTAGTGGTGACACGTCCGATATATGGATCTAATTGGCGGTTTCAATATAGGCCAGCTCTGTTAAACCAAGGTTAGACACAgttcaattttaatatttgaccTTTCTTTACCTGAAATGAGTCAACTAGCTCCAAAATCTCACTAATAATCTACCTAATAATTGTGGATTGCACAACTGAGACCAAAAGGGAGATTCAAAGCCTAttgtgaaaagaagaaagaacatcTTCAAACCAGATAAACTATGATAGTTTTAAATGTAACATAAACACATCCGACTCCCATGAACATAAACATGAAACTGTCAAATGGCATTGGAGAAGAGATTAtcatattaaaaagaagaaaaaaaaaggaagaaaaagaaacagaaagatgGGTCTCTTGAGTTTAGGGAGGAGGAGGAATGgatttgctttgtttcttcatCCATTATTGGTCCTCAAACTCGTGCATGTGATCTAGAAGGTAGTTAGCTGCAAGTTCTTCATTCTTGTTACACGCAAAGAACACCTCTAAGACCATGGCACGATCAAACCCCATCGCTTCAAGCTGTGCCcccaaacaacaataacaatatcACATTTAAATACAATACAGATATTTTGAGGAGAAAGTGTAGCTAGTAATGCCATCTAGTTTAAGTACAAATGTAAAAAAGATCAGAGGAACAAACCCGTTCAATGGCTTCACGCTCTTCAGGTGTAACGGTAACAGCTTGTGGCATTGCTGCTTCCAACTGTTCCATAACATTCCTGGTGGCATTGGTGAGATAATGAAATGTCAGCTTACAGGCTTTGTtgaacaaagaataaaaaaaagagaatgatgaTCTAAAACTCACTCTTCTCCCTCGACAGGTTCATTTATCAAGCGTAGGAAGTCAGTCTGATGCTCTTGAATTAGTCTCACAAGCTGCGGGTTTTGTTTACCGAGCTCCTGAAGCATAGGCTGTAGAACAAAACAGTATCAAGTGGAAAATCAATGCCATATAAACTACCCAATAAAGACTCAGAGGTTTACAATTTTACCTGTAGAATTTGTGGGTTTGCTTGTACCATACCTCGCAATGCTCGGAActatgaaaatgtaaaagaatTACAAATGTCATTAGAGAGAAATGAAGATTTCTCTTCTTGAATGgaaaagaatttgaaaataCCTGCTGACTGTTTCGCAGGAAATCAAGATTACCAGCTCCAGCACCAGCATCTGCAGCGGGCATACCCTGGGAGCAGATAGATAAAAGTGGATGTCAATAAAACAAATTCACAagggaaaactaaaaaaacaaacagatgcaccagtttaaaatatatacctGGGGGAACAGGTTTAATGGATTTGCGTTTGGACCACCAGTTGCAGCTGCTGGAGCTGCTTGTTGGGGCTGTGCTTGAGGATTTGCTGCCTGTTCACCAGTAGATGGGGCTTGAGCAACTGGCGGGAGTTCAGCTTGAGCAGGGATACCCTGAATTGTATCAAGCAAAATTTCAATTGATTAGAATGTTGATAAAGTTCTGGCAAAtcgaaaaccaaaggtaaaaccattatatcaaagaaaaacataaaatcaagaAGTGGAATGAATCATACTGAGTATAGATATTCAACAGctctttcaggattgttgaagGCAGCCCTCAGAGCACGAACAACAGTGTCACGGTCCCAACTACCTCCACCCATGTCAAGAATTTGCTGAACAGTGGACTCTAAAACAGTTCCAGCAACAAGGTTTGACGCTGCTTGCCCATACACATCTGTTTGAACCCTATTTTAACCAAGGAGgagatacaaaattttatatggtCATCAATCAGTTAGCAGAAATTCgaaaacacatataatacaGTTCTGAAAATTGCTTACGAAGCAGCAGCAGCTGGAGCTGCAGCAGTTGCAGTTACACTTGTAGGCTCTGGACTGCAAAACGCAAGTAAAAGGCAGAGAAAATCAGCAAAGAGGCAAATACAAAAGAAGCTGACAATTTCGTTTTCAAATCAATACAAGAAGAAGGCCAGGAACTCACACTGAGACAGTTGGAGCAGAAACCTGAGGTGTAGCTGTCTGAGCAGGCTGAGACTAAGAATCCAAGCAATTCCATTAGACACAAAACTAAGAATATGATCTACATATactattttgtttcttgtcaCTTACAAATAGACCATAACAATAATACATAAGAACTTTATTCACCTGAGTAGCACTAGGTGCTGGTGCTGGTGCAGATGCGGTTGATGCCCCACTTGGAGAAGCCTTGGTCTGCATTCCATCAAGATAAATGGTAAAAAAACTTGTTAGCATCCGCTAATTACTAAGAATCCTGTTACTAATACTAATACTAAAAACTGTGGACCTAATACATCACCTTGGACAACATGATAACAATGAAACTGTTCTCAACAACATTGTTCTCTTCCAATGTAGTCTCATCCTTTAAAACCTTCCCTTGGTGGATCAGCATCTGCTTAGCAGCAGGGTATTGCGCACCTTGAACAGTTTCTATAGCTTGTTTAACATCAGAAACCTGATGTCAcccaaatatattaatatgcaTCCTTAACATAAAcgaaaatttcacaaaatattatcCAAGTGCCTCAAGATATAGTGAATCGATGAGAACTATACAGATGAAACAAGATTGggatccaaaatataattagttcTAACATAATCTTAATTCGAGACAACAACCCATACAAATCACTATTAGTTACATGCTCacgaaaaaccctaattcgtaATTCAAAATCAGTTTACATAAAACACGAATCGTCACTAAAATTTCCCAAACCCTACAAAACGAAAACCTAGAATTTCAAATCAAAGAGCCACGAGATTCACTAATccaaccacacacacacacaaaaaattcccaaatcaaAATTACGGAACCAAATCAGACCTAATAAACAAGTTTAAAGAAACGGAGAAGACGATTCGAATTCGAAGcaaatcataagtattaccGTATCCGCAGGTTTAACTTCGATCTCGAAGTTGGTACCACTGAGCGTCTTCACGAAAACCTTCATCGTTTCGGAGAGagttaaggaaaaaagaaaaagaaaacttgaggaagaaaaaaaaaaaagagaagtttagagagagaagcaaagtaTAGAGAGAGACCGCTTTTGGGGTATTGGAGTCAGcttatatatatcaacaaagtTAATACGTAAAGGTTAATCGTCTACGTGCGCGTCTATACTAACTTTGGTGTGTCAAGATATAACAAGTGGAGATTAGGTGCGTGTGATGGTTTCGAAGCCGTTGGATTAAAATACGAGTATGGGATGTCGTGGAGATGCGTATAGGTGATTGTAGACTCCTTCCCAAAATCAACTTATTTACTGATTGTATTTGGTGAATATTTGAGTCTATCTTTcctattatttttttggcatgCGATTTTTTTACTCAATAATATTCGATAAGATTAGTAATTGTTACAtaacttaaatttaaaagttttaagaaaTCATACAAAATTGTAGATCAGACTTTACTTTTGGGATTTGGAAACCTCAAAATAGTCAAaagttatttttcattttctgtttccagaagtttcttaaaaaaaagtgtttctcaacaatgttttttttaattattaacaaaacttCTATTCAAAACAAACCATGCCATAGTAATGTCAACATGctaataaatctttaaaataattacttaatataatagaaaattaagtaTTTGCAAAGTTAAGcaattattatacaattaattaatgaGAATAGATATATAAGtctattatataaaagaaaagtctattatattaacaaaattgtaGATCAGACTTCATCTTACTTATTGGGATTTGGAAAACTCAAAATAGTCAAAagttattattcatttttttgtttccagaagttaaaaaaaaagtgtttctcaacaatgtaatttttttttaatttattaacaaaacttCTATTCAAAATAAACCATGCCATATTAATGTCAACATGctaataaatctttaaaataatatataaaacaattacttatgttgacaaaaattaatataatagaaaattaagtaTTTGCAAAGTTAAACAATTGTAATACAATTATTtaatgagaatatatatataagtcatatatatgtacaatatatattaaGCTAACAAATATTCccaataattacaaaatttatatccAAAGTTATTTAGTTAAttcaaatataagaaaaagGATTGAGCACACCAAAATACCTATGGGTGGGAAATCAATTAAACATGAATTTGGGGTACTCAAACAAGTACTTTACTTAAATAGGTGTAAATTAATAGACGATGATTCTGATGATGCATCTCCTTCTGTACTGATTGATACCTCGGCTGTTGATAGTGTCTCTGACATTGCTTCTCAGGAATCAGCTCAAAACTCTGTACTGGTTGAAGACTCTCCTCCTGTACCTACAGTTATATCTACACCAGGTCATAAGATGGTCACAAGAGCAAAAGCAGGAATTAGAAAACATAATCCAAGGTATGTACGGTTTACCTCCAAAGTTTCTCATCCTGAACTAGAGACGGTTAGTGCTGCTCTCAAACATCCAGGATGGAATGGCGATATGGGTGAAGAATATGGCAACTGTGAAGAGGCAGGCACTTGGACTCTTGTTCCTCGAATACCTAGCATGCACGTATTGGGCAGTAAGTGGGTATTCAGGACAAAACTTAATGCAGATGACACTCTAGACAAATTAAAAGCAAGAATAGTAGCAAAAGGCTATGATCAGGAAGAATGTATAGATTACCTCGAAACTTACAGTCCAGTCGTGAGAACAGCTACAGTGAGATCGGTTCTTCATGCGGCAACTGTTATGGGCTGGGAAATCAAgcaaatggatgtgaagaatGCATTCTTGCATGGCGATTTGACAGAAACAGTCTATATGACTCAACTAGCTGGCTTCATTGATCCTGCAAAACCAGATTATGTTTGTCATCTACACAAAGCACTCTACGGTCTAAAACAAGCACCGAGAGCATGGTTCGACAAGTTTAGTACCTTTCTCCTTGAATTTGGCTTCTTTTGCAGCAAGTCTGATCCTTCATTGTTTGCCTACTTCAAAGG from the Camelina sativa cultivar DH55 chromosome 12, Cs, whole genome shotgun sequence genome contains:
- the LOC104732996 gene encoding ubiquitin receptor RAD23d isoform X1, yielding MKVFVKTLSGTNFEIEVKPADTVSDVKQAIETVQGAQYPAAKQMLIHQGKVLKDETTLEENNVVENSFIVIMLSKTKASPSGASTASAPAPAPSATQSQPAQTATPQVSAPTVSVPEPTSVTATAAAPAAAASVQTDVYGQAASNLVAGTVLESTVQQILDMGGGSWDRDTVVRALRAAFNNPERAVEYLYSGIPAQAELPPVAQAPSTGEQAANPQAQPQQAAPAAATGGPNANPLNLFPQGMPAADAGAGAGNLDFLRNSQQFRALRGMVQANPQILQPMLQELGKQNPQLVRLIQEHQTDFLRLINEPVEGEENVMEQLEAAMPQAVTVTPEEREAIERLEAMGFDRAMVLEVFFACNKNEELAANYLLDHMHEFEDQ
- the LOC104732996 gene encoding ubiquitin receptor RAD23d isoform X2 gives rise to the protein MKVFVKTLSGTNFEIEVKPADTVSDVKQAIETVQGAQYPAAKQMLIHQGKVLKDETTLEENNVVENSFIVIMLSKTKASPSGASTASAPAPAPSATQPAQTATPQVSAPTVSVPEPTSVTATAAAPAAAASVQTDVYGQAASNLVAGTVLESTVQQILDMGGGSWDRDTVVRALRAAFNNPERAVEYLYSGIPAQAELPPVAQAPSTGEQAANPQAQPQQAAPAAATGGPNANPLNLFPQGMPAADAGAGAGNLDFLRNSQQFRALRGMVQANPQILQPMLQELGKQNPQLVRLIQEHQTDFLRLINEPVEGEENVMEQLEAAMPQAVTVTPEEREAIERLEAMGFDRAMVLEVFFACNKNEELAANYLLDHMHEFEDQ